In a genomic window of Diabrotica undecimpunctata isolate CICGRU chromosome 2, icDiaUnde3, whole genome shotgun sequence:
- the LOC140434281 gene encoding uncharacterized protein isoform X1, producing MSDYTMELKTFSIAFSVLYLFAPAYCIEFDTDSNRQGRQAIPYSNFVCTKEGFNADPDSCKVFYRCIGDGKGGYTPIRFECGEGTVFDPATTTCNYPYASSREECGGNAIEEIYKPISVPIQSSTTVTVAVTQATVDYSNHLAGVCSQEGFVGDSKDCKKFYRCVSNGQGSFIKYEFSCGTGTVWDPQISSCNFPAAANRPNCLEEQGTTPILVRASSNNIQNSTSSNQNSSSSSQQSFQNFTSSSTSFNNSSSSSSSSSSSSSSSSSSSSSNSQQDNNQTGSNTSNFTGQNSSSSNQGGSSSSSNQNQQNQQSSSSSNQNQQNQQNSGSQQGANASNQNQQNQQSSGSQQGSSSSSNNQQGSSSSSSSSSNQNQQNQQSSGSQQGSNSSSNNQQNQQNSGSQQGTSSSNQNQQNQQSSGSQQGSNNNQQNQQNSGSQQGASSSNQNQQNQQSSNSSSSSSSSSSSSSSNSSNQNQQNSGSQQGSSSSNQNQQNQQGSGTQQASSSSSNNQQNQQNSGSQQGTSSSNQNQQNQQGSGTQQGSSSSSNNQQNQQSSGSQQGSSSSSTNQQNQQSSGSSSSSSSNQNQQNQQNSGSQQGTSSSNQNQQNQQGSGTQQGSSSSSNNQQNQQSSGSQQGSSSSNQNQQNQQGSNSNSSNNQQNQQSSGTQQGSSSSNQNQQNQQSSGGQQGSGSSNQNQQNSSTSNVNQQNQQGSSSNQNQQNQQGSSSTSSNQNQQNQQGSGTSNQNQQNQQNSSGSSQNQQNQQGSNTSNQNQQSQQNSSGSSTNQNQQNQQNASGSNQNQQNNQSQQGSTQNQQSSNEAQNSGQISNNRCIKEGFAKDDEDCKKFYRCVSDGKGQLIKYEFTCPEGTVWDQTALSCNYPSAVTGKCSQPTQSQPTGAGESSNQNQQSNGNQNQNQQGSGNQNQQSSGSEGQQNSSNQNQQSGSNQNQQGSGNQNQQGGNNQNQQSSGNQNPSGASNQNQQGSGNQNQQGGSNQNQQGSENQNQQGSGNQNQQNGTNQSQQGSGNQNQQGGGNQNQQGGDNQNQQGSNNNQNQQESGNQQTTTEQHNSGQISNNKCVKEGFAKDEKDCKKFYRCVSDGKGQYNKYEFTCGEGTVWDQDSLSCNYPSAVTGECSKPTQPQSTGVSQDNNQNQQGSGNPNQQGGGNQNQQGSENQNQQGSGNQNQQNGTNQNQQGGGNQNQQGGDNQNQQGSNNQNQQGGSNQNQQNGNNQNQQSSGNQNPQGGNNQNQQGNGNQNQQGSGGENQQGNGNQNQQGSGHQQTTTGQQNSGQISNNKCIKEGFAKDEKDCKKFYRCVSDGKGQYIKYEFSCAEGTVWDQDALACNYPAAVTGKCSQLPQSPSNGQGEVNNQNQQGSGNQNQQGSSNQNQQGNGNQNQQGSGNQNQQGGENQNQQGSGNQNQQNGTNQSQQGSGNQNQQGGGNQNQQGGDNQNQQGSGSQNQQGSSNQNQQNGNNQNQQSSGNQNQQGGNNQNQQGNGNQNQQGSGGQNQQGSGNQNQQGSGHQQTTSEQQNSGQIFNHKCIKEGFAKDEKDCKKFYRCVSDGKGQYIKYEFSCAEGTVWDQNTLACNYPSAVTGKCSQLSQSPSNGEGEVNNQNQQGSGNQNQQGSSNQNQQGHGNQNQQGGENQNQQGSGNQNQQGSGNQNQQNGTNQSQQGSGNQNQQGGSNQNQQGGDNQNQQGSGNQNQQNGNNQNQQGSGNQNQQGSGSQNQQGSGNQNQQGSGNQQTTTEQQNSGQISNNKCIKEGFAKDEKDCKKFYRCVSDGKGQYIKYEFSCAEGTVWDQDALACNYPSAVTGKCSQLPQSPSNGQGEVNNQNEQGSGNQNQQGSSNQNQQGNGNQNQQGNGNQNQQGSGHQNQQGGENQNQHGSGNQNQQGSDNQNQQNGTNQSQQGSGNQNQQGGGNQNQQGGDNQNQQGSGNQNQQNGNNQNQQSSGNQNQQGGNNQNQQGNGNQNQQGSGGQNQQGSGNQNQQGSGNQQTTTEQQNSGQISNNKCIKEGFAKDEKDCKKFYRCVSDGKGQYIKYEFSCAEGTVWDQDALACNYPAAVTGECSKSSQSQSNGDGEVNNQNQQGSGNQNQQGSSNGNQNQQGNGNQNQQGSGNQNQQGSGNQNQQGNGNQNQQGSGNQSQHGGSNQNQQSNGNQNQQNNQNPQDNSNQNQQGSGSQNQQSGDSQNQQANGNQNQQNSGNQNQQGSNQNQQNTSEQQNSGQVSNNKCVKEGFAKDENDCKKFYRCVSDGKGQYIKYEFTCAEGTVWDQATLACNYPSAITGKCSQSSPPPSNGNSQNQQGSGNQNQQGSDNQNQQGSGNQNQQGGDNQNQQGSGNQNQQGSSNQNQQNGNNQNQQGSGNQNQQGGSNQNQQNGNNQNQQSSGTQNQQDGNNQNQQGNGNQNQQGSGNQNQQGSDNQNQQSNGNQNQQGSGDQNQQDGGSQNQNGNGNQNQQGSGNNNQQGTQKPNNSSNTGLVTNTKCVKEGFAKDDDDCKKFYRCVNNGKGGYDKYEFTCPEGTVWDETNLSCNWPFAVTGKCGQSDSINSNQNSSNQQNGPNNSNNQQNIGTNSNQDNNQQSGGSNNNNQQNIGDGSNQNNNQQSNGSNHNNQQNAGDGSSQQNNQVGNGSNNNNQQNTGDNSSQQNNQQGGGTNSNNQQNAGDGSNQNNNQQSTGSNQNTQQNAGDNSNQQNNQGGTSNSNNQQNVGNGSNQNNNQQNNGSNQNNQQNAGDGSNQQNNQNGSGSNHNNQQNTGDNSSQQNNQQGSGSNNNNQQNIGDGSNQSNNQQGTGNNGNNQQNSGSGTNQNNNQGNNQQGSSNQPNVSSGVGSTCSKEGFLGDPNDCRKFYRCVSNGQNGYIRYDFSCGKETVWDPNSITCNYPWAVTGKCYSATVPSGPTVTEGPIYTIEPPEIVSVTNGPEQPVEPIITPATEAPVGTVTKPCPIGELEGNQLTLVCPTGFRRHPRYCNLFYQCTTSKNGHDFKVLVLSCPDGLIFDDKKVQCLPQNETSTCQGEIASSTLYRTLEANSIPPLQIYKKDTMCPSDGNYLLDPSACSNNFIKCEKSNSSSRMEGYMYKCPEGFSFWRISRRCERNYRLLDCGNLNNENSNWDMPTEYENISLRRRKSAYAEW from the exons atACAGATTCAAATCGACAAGGGAGACAAGCTATTCCTTATTCCAATTTCGTCTGTACTAAAGAAGGATTCAACGCAGATCCAGATAGTTGCAAGGTGTTTTACCGATGTATAGGTGACGGCAAAGGTGGTTACACACCCATACGTTTTGAATGTGGCGAAGGAACAGTTTTTGATCCCGCAACAACCACCTGTAATTATCCTTACGCTAGCAGTAGAGAAGAATGTGGAGGAAATGCTATTGAGGAAATATACAAACCTATATCAGTGCCAATTCAATCATCTACAACTGTAACAGTTGCTGTAACCCAAGCAACGGTTGATTATTCTAACCATCTTGCAGGTGTATGCTCACAGGAAGGTTTTGTAGGGGATTCCAAAGATTGTAAAAAGTTTTACAGATGTGTATCCAATGGCCAAGGAAGTTTTATCAAATATGAATTTAGCTGTGGTACAGGTACCGTATGGGATCCACAAATATCGTCATGTAATTTCCCAGCAGCAGCAAATAGACCAAATTGTCTTGAGGAGCAAGGTACCACGCCCATTCTTGTTAGAGCTTCAAGTAACAATATACAAAACTCTACTTCCTCTAATCAAAATTCTTCATCCTCATCTCAGCAAAGCTTTCAGAATTTTACCAGTAGTAGCACTAGTTTTAATAATTCCTCAAGTTCCTCTTCCAGCAGTAGTTCTAGTTCCAGTAGTAGTAGCTCTTCCTCCAGTAGCAACTCTCAACAAGACAATAACCAAACCGGTTCAAATACATCAAATTTCACAGGGCAAAATTCTTCAAGTTCTAACCAAGGAGGTAGTAGCTCGTCTTCAAACCAAaatcaacagaatcaacaaagTTCAAGTTCATCAAATCAAAATCAACAAAACCAACAAAATTCTGGAAGTCAACAAGGAGCAAATGCATCTaatcaaaatcaacaaaatcagCAAAGTTCAGGAAGTCAACAAGGCTCTAGTTCATCTAGTAACAATCAACAAGGTTCAAGTTCTTCCTCCTCAAGCTCCTCCAATCAAAATCAACAAAACCAACAAAGTTCAGGTAGTCAACAAGGGTCAAATTCATCCAGTAACAATCAGCAAAATCAACAAAATTCAGGAAGTCAACAGGGGACAAGTTCATCTAATCAAAATCAACAGAACCAACAAAGTTCAGGTAGCCAACAAGGATCTAATAACAATCAACAAAACCAACAAAATTCTGGAAGTCAACAGGGAGCAAGCTCCTCTAATCAAAATCAACAAAACCAACAAAGTTCAAATTCTTCCTCCTCAAGTTCCTCTTCCTCAAGTTCATCTTCCTCAAATTCCTCCAATCAAAATCAACAAAATTCAGGTAGTCAACAAGGGTCAAGTTCCTCTAATCAAAATCAACAGAACCAACAAGGTTCAGGTACCCAACAAGCGTCTAGTTCATCTAGTAACAATCAGCAAAATCAACAAAATTCAGGAAGTCAACAGGGAACAAGTTCCTCTAATCAAAATCAACAGAACCAGCAAGGTTCAGGTACCCAACAAGGCTCTAGCTCATCTAGTAACAATCAGCAAAATCAACAAAGTTCGGGAAGTCAACAAGGATCTAGTTCATCTAGCACCAATCAACAAAACCAACAAAGTTCAGGTTCTTCCTCCTCAAGTTCCTCCAATCAAAATCAGCAAAATCAACAAAATTCAGGAAGTCAACAGGGAACAAGTTCCTCTAATCAAAACCAGCAGAACCAACAAGGTTCAGGTACCCAACAAGGCTCTAGTTCATCTAGTAACAATCAGCAAAATCAACAAAGTTCAGGAAGTCAACAAGGATCAAGCTCATCCAACCAAAATCAACAAAACCAACAAGGATCAAATTCTAATTCTAGCAACAATCAACAAAACCAACAAAGTTCTGGAACTCAACAGGGGTCAAGTTCTTCTAATCAAAATCAACAAAACCAACAAAGTTCGGGAGGTCAACAAGGATCGGGTTCATCTAATCAAAATCAACAAAACTCTTCGACGTCTAACGTAAATCAGCAAAATCAGCAAGGATCCTCGTCAAATCAGAATCAACAGAATCAACAAGGTTCTTCAAGCACTTCCTCAAACCAAAATCAACAAAACCAGCAAGGTTCAGGTACATCCAATCAGAACcaacaaaatcaacaaaattcGTCAGGTTCAAGCCAAAATCAACAGAACCAACAAGGTTCTAATACATCCAATCAAAATCAACAAAGTCAACAAAACTCTTCAGGCTCTTCAACAAATCAAAACCAGCAAAACCAACAAAATGCATCAGGCTCAAACCAGAATCAACAAAATAATCAGAGTCAACAAGGTTCTACTCAGAACCAGCAAAGCTCAAATGAAGCCCAAAACTCTGGCCAAATTTCTAACAATAGATGTATTAAAGAAGGTTTTGCAAAAGATGACGAAGACTGTAAGAAATTTTACAGATGTGTAAGTGATGGTAAAGGACAATTGATCAAGTATGAATTTACTTGTCCTGAAGGAACGGTTTGGGATCAAACTGCGCTTTCTTGTAACTATCCCTCGGCAGTAACTGGCAAATGCTCACAGCCCACACAATCACAGCCTACTGGGGCTGGTGAAAGTAGTAATCAAAACCAACAAAGTAACGGAAACCAAAATCAAAATCAACAAGGTTCAGGCAACCAAAATCAACAGAGTAGTGGTAGTGAAGGCCAACAAAACTCTAGCAACCAAAATCAACAGAGCGGTAGTAACCAAAATCAACAAGGTTCTGGAAACCAAAACCAACAAGGAGGAAATAATCAAAATCAACAAAGTTCCGGCAACCAAAATCCATCAGGCGCTAGTAACCAAAATCAACAAGGTTCTGGCAACCAAAACCAACAGGGTGGAAGTAACCAAAATCAACAAGGCAGTGAAAATCAAAATCAACAAGGATCTGGCAATCAAAATCAACAAAACGGTACTAACCAAAGTCAACAAGGTTCTGGCAATCAAAACCAACAAGGTGGTGGCAATCAAAACCAACAAGGGGGTGATAACCAAAACCAACAAGGATCAAACAATAATCAAAATCAACAAGAATCTGGAAACCAACAAACTACAACTGAACAGCATAATTCTGGACAAATTTCTAACAACAAATGTGTTAAAGAAGGATTTGCCAAAGATGAAAAAGACTGTAAGAAATTTTATAGATGCGTAAGTGATGGTAAAGGACAATACAATAAATATGAATTTACTTGCGGCGAGGGAACGGTTTGGGACCAAGATTCACTTTCTTGTAATTATCCGTCGGCAGTAACAGGCGAATGTTCGAAACCCACACAACCTCAGTCTACTGGAGTCAGCCAAGACAATAACCAGAACCAACAAGGTTCTGGCAATCCAAATCAACAAGGCGGTGGTAACCAAAATCAACAAGGCAGTGAAAATCAAAATCAACAAGGATCTGGCAATCAAAATCAACAGAACGGTACTAATCAAAACCAACAAGGTGGTGGCAATCAAAACCAACAAGGGGGTGATAACCAAAACCAACAAGGATCAAACAATCAAAACCAACAGGGTGGTAGCAATCAAAATCAACAGAATGGTAATAACCAAAATCAACAAAGCTCTGGCAACCAAAATCCACAGGGCGGTAATAACCAAAATCAACAAGGCAATGGAAATCAAAATCAACAAGGATCTGGAGGCGAAAATCAACAGGGTAATGGTAATCAAAACCAGCAAGGATCTGGTCACCAACAAACAACAACTGGGCAGCAAAATTCTGGACAAATTTCCAACAATAAATGTATTAAAGAAGGATTTGCTAAAGATGAAAAGGACTGTAAGAAATTTTATAGATGTGTCAGTGATGGTAAAGGGCAATATATCAAATATGAATTTAGTTGCGCTGAAGGAACGGTTTGGGATCAAGACGCACTTGCTTGTAATTATCCTGCAGCAGTAACTGGAAAATGTTCACAGCTTCCGCAGTCACCGTCTAACGGACAAGGCGAAGTAAATAATCAAAACCAACAGGGATCCGGAAACCAAAATCAACAAGGATCCAGTAATCAAAATCAACAAGGTAATGGTAATCAAAATCAACAAGGTTCTGGCAACCAAAATCAACAGGGCGGAGAAAACCAAAATCAACAAGGCAGTGGCAATCAAAATCAGCAGAATGGCACTAATCAAAGTCAACAAGGTTCCGGTAATCAAAACCAACAGGGTGGTGGCAACCAAAACCAACAGGGGGGTGATAACCAAAACCAACAGGGTTCAGGCAGTCAAAACCAACAGGGTAGTAGCAATCAAAATCAACAGAATGGTAACAACCAAAATCAACAAAGTTCTGGCAACCAAAATCAACAAGGCGGTAATAACCAAAATCAACAAGGCAATGGAAATCAAAATCAACAAGGATCTGGAGGCCAAAATCAACAGGGTAGCGGTAATCAAAACCAGCAAGGATCTGGTCACCAACAAACTACAAGTGAGCAGCAAAATTCTGGACAaatttttaatcataaatgtaTTAAAGAAGGATTTGCTAAAGACGAAAAAGACTGTAAGAAATTTTATAGATGTGTCAGTGATGGTAAAGGGcaatatattaaatatgaattTAGTTGCGCTGAAGGAACGGTTTGGGATCAAAATACTCTTGCTTGTAATTATCCTTCAGCAGTAACTGGCAAATGTTCACAACTCTCGCAGTCACCATCTAACGGAGAAGGTGAAGTAAATAATCAAAACCAACAGGGATCTGGAAACCAAAATCAACAAGGATCCAGTAATCAAAATCAACAAGGTCATGGTAACCAAAATCAACAGGGCGGTGAAAACCAAAATCAACAAGGCAGTGGAAATCAAAATCAACAAGGATCAGGCAATCAAAATCAACAAAACGGTACTAACCAAAGTCAACAAGGTTCAGGTAATCAAAACCAACAGGGTGGTAGCAACCAAAACCAACAGGGCGGAGATAACCAAAACCAACAAGGTTCAGGCAATCAAAATCAACAGAATGGTAATAACCAAAATCAACAAGGCAGTGGGAATCAAAATCAGCAAGGATCTGGAAGCCAAAATCAACAGGGTAGCGGTAACCAAAACCAGCAAGGATCTGGTAACCAACAAACTACAACTGAGCAGCAAAATTCTGGACAAATTTctaataataaatgtattaaagAAGGATTTGCTAAAGATGAAAAAGACTGTAAGAAATTTTATAGATGTGTCAGTGATGGTAAAGGGCAATATATCAAATATGAGTTTAGTTGCGCTGAAGGAACGGTTTGGGATCAAGATGCACTTGCTTGTAATTATCCTTCAGCAGTAACTGGCAAATGTTCACAGCTCCCGCAGTCACCGTCTAACGGACAAGGCGAAGTAAATAATCAAAACGAACAGGGATCTGGAAACCAAAATCAACAAGGATCCAGTAATCAAAATCAACAAGGTAATGGTAATCAAAATCAGCAAGGTAATGGTAATCAAAATCAACAAGGTTCTGGCCACCAAAATCAACAAGGCGGTGAAAACCAAAATCAACATGGCAGTGGAAATCAAAATCAACAAGGATCGGATAATCAAAATCAACAGAACGGTACTAACCAAAGTCAACAAGGTTCAGGTAATCAAAACCAACAGGGTGGTGGCAACCAAAACCAACAAGGCGGAGATAACCAAAACCAACAAGGTTCAGGCAATCAAAATCAACAGAATGGTAATAACCAAAATCAACAAAGTTCTGGCAACCAAAATCAACAGGGTGGTAATAACCAGAATCAACAAGGTAATGGAAATCAAAATCAACAAGGGTCTGGAGGCCAAAATCAACAGGGTAGCGGTAACCAAAACCAGCAAGGATCTGGTAACCAACAAACTACAACTGAGCAGCAAAATTCTGGACAAATTTctaataataaatgtattaaGGAAGGATTTGCTAAAGATGAAAAAGACTGTAAGAAATTTTATAGATGTGTGAGTGATGGTAAAGGGCAATATATCAAATATGAATTTAGTTGCGCTGAAGGAACGGTTTGGGATCAAGATGCACTTGCCTGTAATTATCCTGCAGCAGTAACTGGCGAATGTTCTAAGTCCTCGCAGTCACAATCTAACGGAGACGGTGAAGTCAATAATCAAAATCAACAGGGATCTGGAAACCAAAACCAACAAGGATCCAGTAATGGTAATCAAAATCAACAAGGTAACGGTAACCAAAATCAACAAGGTTCTGGCAACCAAAACCAACAGGGTAGTGGAAACCAAAACCAACAGGGCAATGGTAATCAAAATCAACAAGGTTCTGGAAATCAAAGTCAACATGGCGGTAGTAACCAAAACCAACAGAGTAATGGCAaccaaaatcaacaaaataaccAAAACCCACAGGACAATAGTAACCAAAATCAACAAGGTTCCGGAAGCCAAAACCAACAGAGCGGAGATAGTCAAAACCAGCAGGCTAATGGTAACCAAAACCAACAAAACAGTGGTAACCAAAATCAACAGGGCAGCaatcaaaatcaacaaaatacATCTGAACAGCAAAATTCTGGTCAAGTGTCTAACAATAAATGTGTTAAAGAAGGATTTGCTAAAGACGAAAATGACTGTAAGAAATTTTACAGATGTGTAAGTGATGGTAAAGGCCAATACATCAAATACGAGTTCACCTGCGCTGAAGGGACTGTTTGGGACCAAGCTACGCTTGCGTGTAACTATCCCTCAGCAATAACTGGCAAATGCTCACAATCATCACCGCCACCATCCAATGGAAATAGTCAAAACCAACAAGGTTCTGGTAACCAAAACCAACAAGGTTCTGATAACCAAAACCAACAAGGTTCTGGTAACCAAAATCAACAGGGTGGTGATAACCAAAACCAACAAGGTTCAGGCAATCAAAACCAACAGGGTAGTAGCAATCAAAATCAACAGAATGGTAATAACCAAAATCAACAAGGTTCAGGCAATCAAAACCAACAGGGTGGTAGTAATCAAAATCAACAGAATGGTAATAACCAAAATCAACAAAGTTCTGGCACACAAAATCAACAGGACGGTAATAATCAAAATCAACAAGGTAATGGAAACCAAAATCAACAGGGAAGTGGTAACCAGAACCAACAAGGTTCAGATAACCAAAACCAACAAAGCAATGGGAACCAAAATCAACAAGGATCTGGAGACCAAAACCAACAGGACGGTGGAAGTCAAAATCAAAATGGTAACGGTAATCAAAATCAACAAGGTTCTGGTAATAACAATCAACAGGGAACACAAAAACCAAATAATTCGAGTAATACTGGATTAGTTACAAACACAAAATGTGTTAAAGAAGGTTTTGCaaaagatgatgatgattgtaAAAAATTCTATAGATGTGTTAACAATGGTAAAGGCGGATACGACAAATATGAGTTTACTTGTCCCGAAGGAACTGTTTGGGATGAAACAAATCTTTCGTGCAACTGGCCATTTGCGGTTACAGGCAAATGTGGACAATCAGATTCCATCAACAGTAACCAAAACAGTAGTAACCAACAAAATGGTCCCAACAATAGCAACAACCAACAAAATATTGGCACTAATTCCAACCAAGATAATAACCAACAGAGTGGTGGATCAAACAATAATAATCAGCAGAATATCGGTGATGGTTCaaatcaaaacaacaatcaacaaAGTAACGGATCAAATCATAACAATCAACAAAATGCAGGAGACGGATCAAGTCAACAAAATAATCAAGTAGGAAATGgatctaataataataatcaacAAAATACGGGTGATAATTCTAGTCAACAAAATAATCAGCAAGGTGGTGGAACAAATAGTAATAACCAACAAAACGCTGGTGACGGATCAAATCAGAACAACAATCAGCAAAGTACTGGATCAAATCAAAACACTCAACAAAATGCCGGAGATAATTCGAATCAACAGAATAATCAAGGTGGCACATCCAATAGTAATAACCAACAGAATGTAGGTAATGGATCAAACCAGAACAACAATCAGCAAAATAATGGATCAAACCAAAACAATCAACAAAATGCAGGCGACGGATCGAACCAGCAAAATAATCAAAATGGAAGTGGATCCAACCATAATAATCAACAAAACACAGGTGATAATTCCAGTCAACAAAATAATCAACAAGGTAGCGGATCCAATAATAATAACCAACAAAACATTGGTGACGGTTCAAATCAAAGCAACAATCAACAGGGGACTGGAAATAACggaaataatcaacaaaattcCGGTAGTGGAACaaatcaaaacaacaatcaaGGAAATAACCAACAG GGATCATCTAACCAACCAAATGTTTCTAGTGGAGTAGGAAGTACTTGTTCTAAAGAAGGCTTTTTAGGAGATCCAAACGACTGCAGAAAATTTTATAG ATGTGTTTCGAATGGACAAAATGGATATATAAGGTACGACTTTTCTTGTGGAAAAGAAACCGTATGGGATCCTAATAGCATCACCTGCAATTATCCATGGGCTGTAACAGGAAAATGTTATTCTGCTACTGTTCCTTCAGGGCCTACAGTCACAGAG GGGCCAATTTACACCATAGAACCGCCAGAAATTGTCAGTGTTACCAACGGACCAGAACAGCCTGTAGAACCAATAATCACACCAGCTACTGAAGCTCCAGTGGGCACTGTAACGAAACCGTGCCCCATCGGCGAACTCGAAGGCAATCAACTAACGTTAGTCTGTCCAACGGGTTTCCGAAGACACCCAAGATACTGCAACCTGTTTTACCAATGTACTACGAGCAAAAATGGACATGACTTTAAAGTACTAGTATTAAGCTGTCCCGATGGATTAATATTCGACGACAAAAAGGTGCAATGCTTACCTCAGAATGAAACTAGTACTTGCCAAGGCGAAATTGCATCCAGTACTCTTTATAGAACCCTGGAAGCAAATTCGATACCACCA ttgCAGATATACAAAAAAGATACTATGTGTCCCTCAGATGGAAACTATCTCCTAGATCCATCAGCTTGCAGTAATAACTTCATCAAGTGTGAAAAATCAAATAGTTCATCTCGAATGGAAGGATATATGTACAAGTGTCCCGAAGGATTCTCGTTCTGGAGAATCAGCCGAAGATGTGAACGAAATTATAGACTTCTAGACTGTGGAAATCTTAATAACGAAAACTCCAACTGGGATATGCCCACCGAATACGAAAACATATCTTTAAGAAGACGGAAAAGTGCGTATGCTGAGTGGTAA